From one Roseovarius sp. THAF9 genomic stretch:
- a CDS encoding thioredoxin domain-containing protein codes for MKRRGLILSVLALGAAGFGGAAWYATRPEAIAEAAPVDPQLADGLIRPYSPILGPETAPVTIVEFFDPACEACRAFYPVVKDIMAGHGNAVRVVIRYTAFHGDASVEAIRVLEAARMQDVFEPVLEAVLQEQPRWASHGAPEPGLLLEIAASGGLDVEAPQTQMLAPDVVAVLNQDRADVKTFGVRQTPTFYVNAKPLDPFGEAELRRLVATEVAASQS; via the coding sequence ATGAAACGACGCGGCCTCATCCTGTCCGTTCTCGCTCTCGGTGCCGCCGGTTTCGGCGGTGCCGCATGGTACGCAACCCGCCCCGAGGCGATTGCCGAGGCCGCCCCCGTCGACCCGCAATTGGCCGATGGGCTGATCCGGCCCTATTCCCCGATCCTCGGCCCCGAGACGGCGCCTGTCACGATTGTCGAGTTTTTCGATCCAGCTTGCGAGGCGTGCCGCGCATTCTATCCCGTGGTCAAGGATATCATGGCTGGGCACGGTAATGCGGTACGTGTCGTAATTAGATACACTGCCTTTCACGGGGACGCTTCGGTGGAAGCGATCCGTGTTCTTGAAGCTGCGCGGATGCAGGACGTGTTCGAACCGGTGCTCGAAGCGGTCTTGCAAGAGCAGCCCCGATGGGCGTCCCATGGTGCGCCGGAGCCGGGTTTGCTCCTTGAGATTGCCGCAAGCGGAGGTCTGGATGTCGAAGCGCCCCAGACGCAGATGCTGGCCCCCGATGTTGTAGCGGTGCTGAACCAAGACCGTGCCGATGTCAAAACGTTTGGCGTGCGACAAACGCCCACGTTTTACGTAAATGCCAAACCGCTAGACCCGTTCGGTGAGGCGGAACTACGGCGGCTGGTGGCGACGGAAGTTGCGGCCAGCCAAAGTTGA
- a CDS encoding M23 family metallopeptidase, translating to MKIGTVLAAVAVAGAISVAGIAISGVLSKEPVPPSIAEATLWTPDPLTPPRIAEINSVRPTLAQADIAFEFRPVPLLTVSPTDTSLPSIEPSLVTWSREIASGETLDAVLSDAGLDASDRAEIALAIGAEYDLRRLRPGHIVTVVSTTDDNPRRVELAVEDGVRIEAVFGELLAARVLEPDPELVTFAGKAVIESSIFAALDTADIPARFAVDLAQMLGGTVDFRRDLAGGETMRLLWREARDGNKRIGQPELAFAELDLGGSVYEIVWPDDGSGQATIYVDGEVLRVFAQPVEGARLSSVFGRRTHPVYGNVRMHTGVDFAAASGTPVKATAPGRVSFIGRRGGYGRVVEIAHGSDTLTRYAHLSEVPDTLEQGQRVMAGDLIGRVGATGTATGPNLHYEVLVDGRPTDPLSDDRLAEAAEREADDTAALERLSEARSLLAERLASEFAETTTERL from the coding sequence ATGAAGATAGGAACTGTCTTGGCGGCCGTGGCGGTCGCAGGCGCGATTTCGGTTGCCGGCATCGCCATCTCTGGCGTTCTGTCCAAAGAACCGGTGCCCCCTTCGATTGCTGAAGCGACCCTCTGGACTCCCGATCCGCTCACGCCGCCCCGGATTGCCGAAATCAATTCGGTCCGCCCCACACTCGCCCAGGCGGATATCGCATTCGAGTTCAGACCCGTGCCCCTCCTGACCGTTTCCCCCACAGATACCTCCTTGCCATCTATCGAGCCCTCGCTGGTCACCTGGTCGCGCGAGATTGCGTCGGGCGAGACGCTTGATGCGGTCCTCTCCGATGCGGGGCTGGATGCTTCGGATCGCGCCGAAATCGCCTTGGCGATTGGCGCGGAATACGATTTGCGCCGTCTGCGTCCGGGTCACATCGTTACCGTGGTTTCCACAACGGACGACAACCCGCGTCGTGTAGAACTCGCCGTCGAAGACGGTGTCCGGATAGAGGCGGTCTTCGGCGAACTGCTTGCCGCTCGCGTGTTGGAGCCGGACCCCGAATTGGTGACTTTCGCCGGCAAGGCGGTGATCGAGAGCTCGATTTTCGCTGCCCTGGACACGGCAGACATCCCCGCCCGTTTTGCGGTGGACCTGGCGCAGATGCTGGGCGGCACCGTGGATTTCCGTCGTGATCTCGCGGGTGGCGAGACGATGCGCCTCCTTTGGCGCGAGGCCCGAGACGGGAACAAGAGGATTGGTCAGCCTGAGCTTGCCTTCGCTGAGCTGGATCTTGGTGGATCGGTCTACGAGATCGTCTGGCCGGACGACGGCAGCGGTCAAGCGACGATCTATGTCGACGGAGAAGTGCTGCGCGTGTTTGCGCAACCGGTGGAAGGAGCGCGGCTGAGTTCCGTCTTTGGCCGTCGCACACACCCAGTCTATGGGAATGTGCGCATGCACACCGGCGTCGACTTTGCCGCGGCAAGCGGTACGCCGGTAAAAGCAACGGCGCCCGGACGCGTGAGCTTTATCGGACGTCGTGGTGGATATGGCCGGGTGGTGGAGATAGCGCATGGATCCGACACCTTGACACGATACGCACATCTCAGCGAGGTGCCGGACACACTCGAACAAGGGCAGCGAGTGATGGCCGGAGATTTGATCGGCCGCGTCGGTGCAACTGGCACCGCAACCGGCCCAAATCTGCATTATGAGGTTCTGGTCGACGGTCGCCCGACCGATCCTCTCTCTGACGACCGACTAGCAGAGGCGGCCGAGCGTGAAGCGGACGACACGGCCGCGCTTGAGCGACTGAGTGAGGCGCGTTCACTTCTGGCTGAGAGGCTCGCCAGCGAATTTGCCGAAACGACAACCGAAAGGCTTTGA
- a CDS encoding copper chaperone PCu(A)C: MKKLPHIKGLAFLLLLTGLSAPGFAGSEDVVVESAWSRASIGTSRPGAAYMTVRNRGDDAVTLTKIATPLAMMPQIHETKTDSAGLSSMAPAGEITIEPGQSVALEPGGLHAMLMKLQEPMAEGETFPLTLTFSDGGKVTVEVPILGIAARGPEG; this comes from the coding sequence GTGAAAAAACTTCCACACATCAAGGGATTGGCCTTTCTCTTGCTGCTCACGGGCCTGTCGGCCCCGGGATTTGCCGGCTCGGAGGATGTCGTCGTCGAGAGCGCGTGGTCCCGCGCCTCGATCGGCACGAGCCGTCCGGGGGCTGCCTACATGACCGTGCGCAACAGGGGTGACGACGCCGTTACGCTGACCAAAATTGCGACACCGCTGGCAATGATGCCCCAGATCCATGAGACGAAAACCGACTCCGCTGGCCTCAGTTCCATGGCGCCTGCAGGCGAGATCACGATTGAGCCCGGCCAAAGCGTGGCATTGGAGCCGGGCGGGCTGCACGCCATGCTCATGAAGCTGCAAGAGCCGATGGCCGAAGGCGAGACTTTCCCGCTGACACTGACCTTCTCGGATGGCGGCAAGGTGACGGTCGAGGTCCCAATCCTCGGGATCGCCGCGCGTGGACCAGAGGGCTGA
- a CDS encoding SCO family protein: protein MQRRQLLLYGAAGAGVLGMTLFVGWWRVDGLGAPEPKGQRPLPLSAMEFRLTDHEGNEVGPGTLIGRPTMVFFGFTYCPDICPTTLSDISGWLEELGDEASEMNVVFITVDPERDTVEAMAEYVGYFHPVIRGWTGPEDQIARATEGFRASFERVPTEGGGYTMNHTASVFLFDAEGELVTMIDYHEPREFAVPKIRRALTENVEGAK from the coding sequence ATGCAACGTCGGCAGCTCCTTCTATACGGCGCAGCCGGTGCCGGCGTCCTTGGCATGACGCTCTTCGTGGGCTGGTGGCGGGTGGACGGGCTTGGTGCGCCTGAACCAAAAGGGCAGCGGCCCCTGCCCCTATCGGCGATGGAGTTTCGGCTGACCGACCACGAGGGAAATGAGGTAGGGCCTGGCACCCTGATCGGTCGTCCGACAATGGTATTCTTCGGGTTCACCTACTGCCCGGACATCTGCCCGACGACCCTATCGGATATTTCCGGCTGGCTTGAGGAACTGGGCGACGAAGCATCAGAGATGAACGTTGTCTTCATCACGGTCGATCCGGAGCGGGACACGGTTGAGGCCATGGCCGAATATGTCGGCTATTTTCATCCGGTCATTCGTGGCTGGACGGGGCCGGAAGACCAGATTGCCCGCGCCACAGAAGGGTTTCGTGCCTCATTTGAGCGCGTCCCGACTGAGGGCGGCGGCTATACGATGAACCATACGGCAAGCGTATTCCTGTTCGATGCCGAGGGTGAGCTCGTCACGATGATCGACTATCACGAACCAAGAGAATTCGCGGTGCCAAAGATCCGGCGCGCACTGACAGAAAACGTAGAGGGGGCAAAATGA
- a CDS encoding heme lyase CcmF/NrfE family subunit, whose amino-acid sequence MTPEIGQFALVLALAVAIVQSVLPIVGANTGRVLWMESAKTTAAIQVTLVAIAFGALMRSFVVSDFTVQNVVENSHSLKPMIFKVAGTWGSHEGSLLLWTLILVLFGAGVALLGRNIPVGLKARTLSVQAWISVGFLSFMLFTSNPFERVFPPPLDGTDLNPLLQDIGLAMHPPLLYFGYVGFSIVFSFAVAALIEGRVDPAWARWVRPWTLTAWISLTAGIALGSWWAYYELGWGGWWFWDPVENASFMPWLLGTALLHSAIVTEKRDTFKSWTILLAILTFSLSLLGTFIVRSGILTSVHAFAVDPARGVYILGLLGVTIVGSLTLYAWRAPQLGSVGVFRPISREAGLLLNNLLLATATATVLFGTLYPLFVEAVTEEKISVGPPYFNATFIPFMLPLVIIMGVGPFLSWKRADLPGIWQRLRLIFGIAIGVAGIVWYLQTNGPLLAVVSIGIAAWVFFATLREWALRIKLFDLPLSQSLRRARNLPRSAHGMTLAHLGVAMLVLGFVGSTAWKEERVLFAEPGSTVDIAGFEVIFDGVERFRGPNYIAQQGQLRVLKDGREITLLRPERRSYPVAGTSTTESAIRSTLSGDLYVTISEPAAETASGQWNLRILYEPLVNWIWIGATMLVLGGSLSLSDRRLRVGAPSPKSRSSALQPAE is encoded by the coding sequence ATGACGCCTGAGATTGGACAGTTTGCGCTAGTCTTGGCGCTTGCAGTCGCAATTGTTCAAAGTGTCCTGCCAATTGTAGGGGCGAACACGGGGCGCGTGCTTTGGATGGAAAGTGCGAAGACGACAGCCGCGATTCAGGTGACATTGGTTGCAATTGCGTTTGGCGCACTCATGCGCTCATTTGTTGTCAGTGATTTCACTGTTCAAAACGTAGTGGAAAATTCCCACTCGCTAAAGCCGATGATCTTCAAGGTTGCGGGCACTTGGGGCAGCCACGAAGGGTCCCTGCTTCTCTGGACCCTTATTCTCGTACTTTTCGGGGCTGGGGTCGCGCTGCTGGGCAGAAACATTCCGGTTGGTCTCAAAGCGCGAACGTTATCGGTTCAAGCCTGGATTAGTGTCGGTTTCCTGAGCTTCATGCTCTTTACATCCAATCCGTTCGAGCGGGTTTTCCCGCCGCCTCTGGATGGCACGGATCTTAACCCGCTTCTGCAGGACATCGGGTTGGCGATGCACCCCCCGCTCTTGTATTTTGGGTATGTCGGCTTCTCGATCGTCTTCTCCTTCGCGGTCGCGGCTCTGATAGAGGGCCGGGTGGATCCCGCATGGGCGCGTTGGGTGCGGCCATGGACTCTGACGGCCTGGATCAGCCTCACTGCGGGGATCGCACTCGGCTCTTGGTGGGCGTATTACGAACTTGGCTGGGGCGGCTGGTGGTTTTGGGACCCGGTTGAAAACGCATCCTTCATGCCTTGGCTTCTCGGCACGGCACTCCTGCACTCGGCTATTGTCACGGAAAAGCGGGATACGTTCAAAAGCTGGACCATTCTTTTAGCCATCCTGACCTTTTCTCTGTCACTTCTTGGGACATTTATCGTCAGATCCGGCATTTTGACATCCGTTCACGCGTTCGCGGTCGACCCAGCGCGCGGCGTGTACATTCTCGGCCTTCTTGGTGTGACAATTGTCGGCTCACTGACACTTTACGCATGGCGCGCGCCTCAGCTTGGATCGGTTGGCGTCTTTCGGCCAATCAGCCGCGAGGCTGGGCTTTTGCTCAATAATCTTCTGCTCGCGACCGCAACGGCGACCGTCCTTTTTGGAACACTCTATCCATTGTTTGTGGAAGCGGTGACTGAAGAAAAGATCTCTGTAGGACCACCGTATTTCAACGCGACTTTTATCCCTTTCATGCTGCCGCTCGTCATAATAATGGGAGTTGGCCCATTCCTGTCTTGGAAACGGGCCGATCTTCCCGGTATCTGGCAACGGCTGCGTTTGATTTTTGGTATCGCGATTGGTGTCGCGGGGATCGTTTGGTACCTTCAGACAAACGGGCCCCTGCTCGCTGTGGTCTCAATAGGGATTGCAGCCTGGGTTTTTTTTGCGACTTTGCGCGAATGGGCGCTGCGTATCAAGCTCTTTGATCTACCGCTTTCTCAGTCGCTGCGTCGCGCGCGGAACCTGCCGCGCTCCGCGCACGGTATGACGCTCGCGCATCTCGGCGTTGCAATGCTTGTGCTTGGATTCGTAGGTTCAACAGCCTGGAAGGAAGAACGTGTTCTTTTCGCAGAACCGGGGTCGACCGTGGACATCGCAGGTTTTGAGGTAATATTCGACGGCGTCGAACGGTTCCGTGGTCCAAACTACATCGCACAACAAGGCCAGCTTCGCGTCTTGAAAGATGGACGGGAGATTACGCTTCTTCGTCCGGAGCGCAGAAGCTATCCAGTTGCGGGGACGTCCACAACCGAATCTGCAATCCGATCAACGCTAAGCGGTGATCTCTACGTCACCATCAGTGAACCTGCGGCCGAAACGGCGTCGGGCCAGTGGAATTTGCGCATCCTCTACGAACCACTGGTTAATTGGATATGGATCGGAGCGACGATGCTGGTGCTTGGCGGGTCCCTCTCGCTATCGGACCGGAGATTGCGGGTGGGTGCGCCGTCGCCAAAGAGCCGGTCGTCAGCGCTTCAACCGGCGGAATGA
- a CDS encoding disulfide bond formation protein B, producing MTRLSGETALGLAWFIALNASLAVLFIGEVLGQTPCLLCWVQRTFMFPLAIILGLGLWWQDRRVGRYAIALAIGGAAIALWHLGLYFGLIPERIQPCTASGPSCTDDNQLFFGIPIPLMALVAFAMIGLLSAVSLKETQK from the coding sequence ATGACCCGACTTTCCGGAGAGACTGCTCTCGGCCTGGCTTGGTTCATCGCGCTAAACGCATCTCTCGCCGTACTCTTCATCGGGGAGGTGCTGGGGCAGACTCCTTGCTTACTCTGCTGGGTTCAACGCACTTTCATGTTCCCCTTGGCCATAATTCTCGGGCTTGGGCTGTGGTGGCAGGACCGGCGCGTCGGTCGCTACGCGATCGCGCTGGCTATCGGTGGCGCCGCCATAGCACTTTGGCACCTCGGCCTCTATTTCGGGCTGATTCCCGAACGCATCCAGCCCTGCACTGCGAGCGGCCCATCCTGTACCGACGACAATCAATTGTTCTTCGGCATTCCTATCCCACTGATGGCGCTCGTCGCCTTCGCGATGATCGGTCTGCTGTCGGCTGTCTCACTGAAGGAAACACAAAAATGA
- a CDS encoding SCO family protein: MLAGAASFAFIGFLLSADYRAASWRDVSEPPFFAEFELTGHNGMVFTEEDFEGQWMLVFFGFTNCPDICPTTLSEVAAVMEGLGDDASKVQPIFITIDPQRDNPTALAQYVPKFDAGIIGLTGTPEQIDETSETFPIFYERIEEAAASDGYTMGHTSHLFLFDTQAGFAKSWPYGTPAQDILADLRERL; the protein is encoded by the coding sequence ATGCTGGCGGGTGCGGCATCGTTCGCCTTTATCGGGTTTTTGTTATCGGCTGACTACCGTGCCGCCAGCTGGCGAGATGTAAGTGAACCGCCGTTTTTTGCGGAGTTCGAACTAACAGGGCACAATGGAATGGTTTTTACAGAAGAGGACTTCGAAGGCCAGTGGATGCTGGTTTTCTTCGGCTTCACAAATTGTCCTGACATCTGTCCAACGACGCTCTCAGAGGTCGCAGCGGTGATGGAGGGTTTGGGAGATGACGCGTCAAAAGTCCAACCAATCTTCATCACGATAGATCCCCAACGAGACAACCCGACCGCACTGGCGCAGTATGTGCCAAAGTTCGACGCGGGCATCATCGGGCTCACAGGCACACCGGAACAGATCGATGAGACATCCGAAACCTTTCCAATCTTCTACGAGCGGATCGAGGAAGCTGCAGCATCAGACGGCTATACAATGGGGCATACATCACATCTTTTCCTTTTCGACACGCAAGCAGGCTTCGCAAAATCTTGGCCCTATGGCACCCCCGCTCAAGATATCCTCGCCGACCTAAGAGAGAGGCTCTGA
- a CDS encoding DsbE family thiol:disulfide interchange protein gives MKKIILALPALIAVVLGGFLFWGLNPDRDPNAIPSALVSEPVPDFELPPVEGTQTPGLSSAALRSVGEPVLVNVFASWCVPCRAEHVVLTRLVEQDGVRLMGINYMDKSADAANWLEELGNPYERIGSDSEGRVGIEWGISGVPETFVIDGTGIVVYRYVGPIVTPEAQDEIRAALAAAGGQS, from the coding sequence ATGAAGAAAATCATTCTCGCGCTGCCAGCGCTGATCGCAGTAGTCTTGGGTGGATTTTTGTTCTGGGGGCTCAACCCAGACCGTGATCCTAACGCAATCCCTTCCGCTTTGGTCTCCGAACCAGTTCCGGATTTTGAACTCCCACCGGTAGAGGGTACTCAGACACCCGGACTGTCGTCCGCAGCCCTTCGTAGCGTTGGCGAGCCGGTTTTGGTCAATGTATTCGCTTCATGGTGCGTGCCCTGTCGTGCTGAGCATGTGGTGCTCACAAGGCTTGTCGAACAGGACGGTGTTCGGCTGATGGGGATCAACTACATGGACAAATCAGCAGATGCAGCCAATTGGCTGGAGGAGCTTGGCAACCCCTATGAGAGGATCGGATCAGACAGCGAAGGCCGCGTCGGGATTGAGTGGGGTATCTCCGGCGTACCGGAGACTTTCGTGATCGATGGAACGGGGATCGTAGTCTATCGCTATGTTGGTCCCATTGTGACGCCAGAGGCACAGGATGAAATTCGTGCTGCGTTGGCCGCAGCAGGTGGTCAATCATGA
- a CDS encoding DUF411 domain-containing protein, translating into MKRLAPALAVTLALFPAGQAVAVAIQIDVRKTNGCGCCHSWMKHLEESGFAPTGEDMFGGSLVRFKLDNGVPQRMVSCHTALVDAYVIEGHVPASDIQRFLDERPDAVGLALPGMPYGSPGMGPEDDREAYDVFLIRGDGSTEIFSSYSAAD; encoded by the coding sequence ATGAAACGATTGGCTCCCGCCCTTGCAGTCACGCTGGCCTTGTTTCCCGCGGGGCAAGCTGTCGCCGTTGCGATCCAGATTGACGTCCGAAAGACAAACGGCTGCGGCTGTTGTCACTCCTGGATGAAGCATCTGGAGGAAAGCGGATTCGCGCCGACAGGCGAGGACATGTTCGGGGGATCTCTTGTGCGCTTCAAACTCGACAATGGCGTGCCTCAGCGCATGGTGTCCTGCCATACGGCTTTGGTCGACGCCTACGTGATCGAAGGTCATGTGCCGGCATCAGACATTCAGCGTTTTCTGGATGAGCGTCCTGATGCAGTGGGGCTGGCGTTGCCGGGAATGCCCTATGGCTCGCCGGGCATGGGACCGGAAGACGATCGTGAGGCTTATGACGTCTTCCTGATCCGCGGCGATGGATCGACCGAGATCTTTA